The Desulfovibrio sp. UCD-KL4C genome contains a region encoding:
- a CDS encoding dihydroorotase — MTNPELVIRKAVWKGEEVDLLVADGKVLDIIPSSDSMYEGAEVVAARGYLLMPSLTDVHTHLRDPGFEYKEDIVSGLKAAAHGGFSNIMCMANTSPVNDNAVVTSEMIRKARATFPNGPRLFPIGALTKKLEGEELTSMHDLASAGCVAFSNDGIPVKNTELFRRALEYASDTEKPVIDHCEDSYLELGAGMNEGAVSSLLGLAGQPDVAEAAQVARDLLFAEYLDIHIHLAHISCRKSVELIAWAKKRGVKVTAETCPHYLLLTEEAVEGYGTNTKVNPPLRTADDVEALLQAIREGVIDMFATDHAPHAAHEKEVEFMVAPCGISGIDSALSLTWSLVTSGKITFDDFIRMWTTAPCKTFSLPLNRFKKGDVADFFLFAPDEEWTLCAETMHSKSKNTPFLGQTLKGRVISHFLGGKKIV; from the coding sequence ATGACCAATCCTGAACTGGTTATCCGCAAAGCGGTATGGAAAGGTGAAGAGGTCGATCTCCTCGTAGCTGATGGAAAGGTACTCGATATAATACCTTCATCCGACTCTATGTACGAAGGAGCCGAAGTTGTTGCAGCCAGAGGATACCTGCTAATGCCGAGCTTGACTGATGTTCATACGCATCTGAGAGATCCCGGTTTTGAATATAAAGAAGACATTGTCTCCGGCCTCAAAGCAGCCGCACACGGTGGTTTTTCAAACATTATGTGCATGGCCAACACCAGTCCGGTAAATGATAATGCTGTGGTCACGTCTGAAATGATTCGCAAAGCTCGCGCGACATTTCCAAACGGTCCACGCCTTTTCCCTATCGGAGCTTTGACCAAGAAACTTGAAGGCGAAGAACTTACTTCTATGCACGATCTCGCATCAGCAGGTTGTGTCGCTTTTTCAAACGACGGTATACCTGTTAAAAACACTGAACTTTTCCGTAGAGCATTAGAATACGCTTCAGATACCGAAAAACCCGTAATTGATCACTGTGAAGATTCGTACCTTGAACTTGGAGCCGGAATGAACGAAGGCGCTGTCTCTAGCCTTCTCGGTCTTGCCGGACAACCGGATGTTGCGGAAGCGGCTCAAGTAGCGCGTGATCTGCTTTTCGCAGAATATCTCGACATACATATCCATCTTGCACATATTTCGTGCCGTAAATCAGTTGAACTTATCGCATGGGCCAAAAAACGCGGTGTTAAGGTTACTGCTGAAACATGCCCTCACTATCTCCTGCTCACTGAAGAGGCTGTGGAAGGATATGGAACCAACACCAAGGTAAATCCTCCACTGCGTACAGCAGACGATGTTGAAGCCCTTCTACAGGCTATCCGTGAAGGAGTTATCGACATGTTTGCAACTGACCATGCTCCACATGCAGCGCATGAAAAAGAAGTAGAATTTATGGTTGCTCCGTGCGGGATATCAGGAATTGATTCAGCACTGTCACTGACTTGGTCACTTGTTACTTCCGGAAAAATTACATTCGACGATTTTATAAGGATGTGGACCACCGCCCCCTGTAAAACTTTCTCCCTGCCGTTGAACCGTTTTAAAAAAGGTGATGTAGCCGATTTTTTCCTCTTTGCTCCTGACGAAGAATGGACTCTGTGTGCTGAAACCATGCACTCAAAAAGTAAAAATACACCTTTCTTAGGACAAACCCTGAAAGGACGGGTGATAAGTCATTTCCTTGGCGGCAAAAAAATAGTATGA
- a CDS encoding RHS repeat-associated core domain-containing protein, giving the protein MVADEQGNEIKRIIYDSFGNLLFDSNEKFDTYIGFATGLTDKDTGLIHFGHCEYDPTSGRFITPDALKFAGGDVDVYGYCLDYSINF; this is encoded by the coding sequence ATGGTTGCGGACGAACAAGGTAATGAGATAAAGCGGATTATATATGATTCATTTGGTAATCTATTATTCGATAGTAATGAAAAATTTGATACTTATATAGGTTTTGCAACAGGTTTAACAGATAAAGATACCGGACTAATCCACTTTGGACATTGTGAATACGATCCCACCAGTGGAAGATTCATAACTCCCGACGCGCTAAAATTTGCTGGAGGGGACGTGGATGTTTACGGGTATTGTCTGGATTATTCGATTAACTTCTAA
- a CDS encoding HD domain-containing protein: protein MSEPFKDAVGICKTIMRNGYDAYIISERLQKLTIEDKGKEVILDISTELDFKGLNKLFPNIQVAGKNEVTAILTEGETTFYFYMSDTSNSSHPEECVSRMTPRLLKALEKKQEIPMSSACPYIPKARDPYEGFAPLSSGEVCFLGIPDQTLKKDYLMGIRALRFAANYNLPLESNTKASIIRACKRILNYVPIPEIMDEWRKVEAENMYMFVSLLFETMLLHGLIPEVAALSRFTQVKNSKTGETETVFNHTLDVMRLYPEELPYDWFGVVACLFHDVGKVFTAEEVDGEWQFLQHHRVGAKVTRKILTRLNFPQEDVDLICGIVRNHMRFHFMLTDKGIRKFKAIAEYPRLIEMVRADIKARGSQYKEFNHNLKMLERADIPEEALDPFLNGNEIMQYTGLNPGPVVGIIRESLLIAQISGDVSTMEEAIEYVKNQARMEKLIQ from the coding sequence ATGAGCGAACCCTTTAAAGACGCGGTTGGAATTTGTAAAACCATTATGCGCAACGGCTATGACGCCTACATTATCAGCGAAAGGCTTCAAAAGCTTACTATTGAAGATAAAGGCAAAGAAGTAATACTCGATATTTCCACTGAACTGGATTTCAAGGGGCTAAACAAGCTTTTTCCTAATATTCAAGTAGCAGGAAAAAACGAAGTAACAGCTATTTTGACAGAAGGAGAAACCACCTTCTATTTCTATATGTCTGACACAAGCAACTCTTCTCACCCTGAAGAGTGCGTTTCACGCATGACTCCGAGATTGCTTAAAGCCTTGGAAAAGAAACAAGAAATTCCAATGTCTTCCGCATGCCCTTATATCCCTAAAGCAAGAGATCCTTACGAAGGATTTGCCCCGCTCAGCTCAGGAGAAGTCTGCTTTTTGGGAATTCCTGATCAGACTCTTAAAAAAGATTACCTCATGGGAATCAGAGCTCTGCGTTTTGCTGCAAACTATAATCTTCCACTTGAAAGCAATACCAAAGCATCCATTATCAGAGCATGTAAACGTATCTTAAACTATGTGCCAATCCCTGAGATTATGGATGAATGGCGCAAGGTTGAAGCAGAAAACATGTACATGTTTGTTTCACTGCTTTTCGAAACTATGCTCCTGCATGGACTTATCCCTGAGGTTGCAGCCCTTTCACGCTTCACACAGGTGAAAAACAGCAAAACAGGTGAAACCGAGACCGTATTCAATCATACCCTTGATGTAATGCGCCTCTACCCTGAAGAACTTCCTTACGACTGGTTCGGCGTGGTTGCATGTCTGTTCCACGACGTAGGTAAGGTCTTCACAGCCGAAGAAGTTGACGGAGAATGGCAGTTCCTGCAACACCATCGGGTTGGAGCTAAAGTAACCAGAAAAATCCTTACTCGCCTCAACTTCCCGCAGGAAGATGTAGATCTCATCTGCGGCATAGTTCGCAATCACATGCGCTTTCACTTTATGCTTACCGATAAGGGCATTAGAAAGTTCAAGGCTATTGCTGAATATCCACGCCTTATCGAAATGGTTAGAGCAGATATTAAAGCTCGCGGGTCTCAGTATAAAGAATTCAACCATAACCTCAAAATGCTTGAACGTGCAGATATTCCGGAAGAAGCACTTGATCCTTTCCTCAACGGAAATGAAATTATGCAATACACCGGACTCAACCCCGGACCTGTAGTAGGTATCATTCGTGAATCCTTGCTCATCGCACAGATTTCAGGTGATGTTTCCACAATGGAAGAAGCAATCGAGTATGTAAAAAATCAGGCTAGAATGGAAAAACTGATCCAATAG
- a CDS encoding aspartate carbamoyltransferase catalytic subunit gives MEWRHKDLLDITQLSREDVAHIFETATYFQEINSRPVKKVPTLKGHSVVLFFAEPSTRTKTSFDMAGKRLSCDTFSLAKSSSSLTKGETLKDTGLTLEAMNIDGVVIRHWASGAAAFLAERLDCSIINAGDGRHAHPTQALLDGFTLYQEWGALEGKTVLILGDIAHSRVARSNVIMLTMMGAKVRFCAPRTLLPPNTKNWPVEVFSDVNEASKGVDAIMCLRLQLERQKAGLLPDLREYSRYFGLGQRQVELASPEVKILHPGPINRGVEIDSALADSASSLVLDQVASGVAVRMALLYLYLTRKK, from the coding sequence ATGGAGTGGCGACACAAAGACTTACTGGATATCACACAGCTCTCTAGAGAAGACGTGGCTCATATTTTTGAAACAGCCACCTATTTTCAGGAGATTAACTCACGTCCGGTAAAAAAAGTACCTACATTAAAAGGCCATAGTGTGGTCCTTTTTTTTGCCGAGCCAAGTACCAGAACTAAAACATCTTTTGATATGGCGGGGAAAAGACTTTCCTGTGACACCTTCTCTCTTGCTAAAAGCTCAAGCAGCTTAACCAAAGGAGAAACACTTAAAGACACCGGCCTTACTCTTGAAGCCATGAATATTGACGGAGTTGTTATCCGGCACTGGGCCAGCGGAGCTGCGGCATTTCTTGCTGAAAGGCTCGATTGCAGCATTATCAATGCCGGAGACGGTAGACATGCCCACCCGACTCAAGCCTTGCTGGACGGATTTACCCTCTATCAGGAATGGGGAGCGCTGGAAGGCAAAACCGTCCTTATTTTAGGCGATATAGCCCATAGCAGAGTTGCAAGATCAAACGTCATCATGCTTACCATGATGGGCGCAAAAGTCAGATTTTGCGCACCCAGAACTCTTCTCCCACCAAATACTAAAAACTGGCCAGTAGAAGTTTTTTCTGACGTAAATGAAGCATCCAAGGGTGTTGACGCTATCATGTGTCTTCGACTGCAACTAGAAAGGCAAAAAGCCGGACTCCTCCCAGATTTGAGGGAATATTCACGCTATTTTGGACTAGGCCAAAGACAGGTGGAACTGGCATCTCCAGAGGTTAAAATACTCCACCCCGGCCCGATAAATCGCGGCGTTGAAATAGATTCAGCTCTGGCCGATTCTGCATCAAGCCTTGTACTCGATCAGGTGGCAAGCGGCGTAGCTGTTCGTATGGCTCTTCTTTATCTCTATCTCACCCGCAAGAAATAA